Proteins encoded by one window of Enterobacter pseudoroggenkampii:
- the rstB gene encoding two-component system sensor histidine kinase RstB, protein MKKLFVQFYLLLFVCFLVMTMLVGLVYKFTAERAGRQSLDDLMKSSLYLMRSELREIPPHDWAKTLKELDLNLSFDLRIEPLKNFELDPPAMQRLRDGDIVALDEKYTFIQRIPRSHYVLAVGPVPYLYYLHQMRLLDMALMAFIAISLAFPVFIWMRPHWQDMLKLESAAQRFGEGHFTERIHFDSGSSFERLGVAFNQMADNINALIASKKQLIDGIAHELRTPLVRLRYRLEMSENLTEAESQALNRDIGQLEALIEELLTYARLDRPQNELNLSTPDLPAWLQTHIDDVQSVNPQRTLLTRVTPGDYGALDMRLMERVLDNLMNNAMRYSESTLQIGLDLQGSQASLTVEDDGPGIAPEARETVFEPFVRLDPSRDRATGGCGLGLAIVYSIAQAMGGTVHCEESELGGARFCFSWPVYHNIALPVPV, encoded by the coding sequence ATGAAAAAGCTGTTTGTGCAGTTTTATCTTTTGCTGTTTGTCTGCTTCCTGGTCATGACCATGCTGGTCGGGCTGGTCTATAAATTCACCGCCGAACGTGCAGGCAGGCAGTCGCTGGACGACCTGATGAAAAGCTCGCTCTATCTGATGCGCAGCGAGCTAAGAGAGATCCCGCCGCACGACTGGGCGAAAACCCTGAAAGAGCTGGATCTGAATCTCTCGTTCGATTTACGCATCGAGCCCTTAAAAAATTTTGAGCTGGACCCACCCGCCATGCAGCGTCTGCGCGACGGGGACATCGTCGCGCTGGATGAGAAATACACCTTTATCCAGCGTATCCCGCGCAGCCATTACGTGCTGGCCGTCGGCCCGGTTCCCTATCTCTATTATCTGCACCAGATGCGCCTGCTGGACATGGCGCTGATGGCCTTTATCGCCATCTCGCTCGCGTTTCCGGTCTTTATCTGGATGCGCCCGCACTGGCAGGACATGCTGAAGCTGGAATCCGCTGCGCAGCGTTTTGGCGAGGGGCATTTTACCGAGCGCATTCACTTCGACAGCGGTTCCAGCTTTGAACGTCTGGGCGTGGCCTTTAACCAGATGGCCGATAACATCAATGCCCTGATCGCCAGTAAGAAGCAGCTGATCGACGGAATTGCGCACGAGCTGCGCACGCCGCTGGTGCGCCTGCGCTATCGTCTGGAGATGAGCGAAAATCTGACGGAAGCGGAGTCTCAGGCGCTTAACCGCGACATTGGCCAGCTTGAGGCGCTGATTGAGGAACTGCTGACCTACGCGCGCCTCGATCGTCCGCAAAACGAGCTGAACCTCAGCACGCCAGATCTTCCTGCCTGGCTGCAAACCCACATTGATGACGTTCAGAGCGTGAACCCGCAGCGTACGCTGTTGACCCGCGTGACGCCAGGTGATTACGGCGCACTCGATATGCGCCTGATGGAACGCGTGCTGGACAACCTGATGAACAACGCCATGCGCTACAGCGAAAGTACGCTACAAATTGGGCTGGATTTGCAGGGCAGTCAGGCAAGCCTGACGGTGGAGGATGACGGCCCGGGGATAGCTCCGGAAGCGCGAGAAACCGTGTTTGAACCGTTTGTCCGCCTCGACCCCAGCCGCGATCGCGCTACTGGCGGATGTGGCCTGGGGCTGGCGATTGTCTACTCTATCGCGCAGGCAATGGGCGGCACGGTGCATTGCGAGGAGAGCGAGCTTGGCGGCGCGCGCTTCTGCTTTAGCTGGCCGGTATACCATAACATCGCCCTTCCCGTTCCTGTCTGA